CGACAGCTCGCGGGTGCGGCTGCTGTACGCACCCTCGCCGAGTGGGTCACCGCCCTTTCCGGTCAGCTGGGCGAGCACCGGCAGGGCGTCGGTGACCTTCCCCCACAACGAGCGGTCACTCCGGGCGCCGCCACGGTCGGTTGCTGACACCACTCGCCCCCTTGGTCGCCCCCGCTTGTGCACTACCTGAGAGCCGCAGTCCTCAACCTACTGGGTGCAATCAGAAGCGGTCCGGGCTGTGTGAGGTGATGGCGCAATGCCCATGAGGGTTCCAGGTTCAGTCGGCGGTGGTGACGGTTACCGGTCCGGTGCCCGCTCCGAGACCTGAAGGCGTCCAACCGGGCCGGCCGAAGATGTGACCCAACTTGTTGCGAACACCTGTGGCTGCGCGGATGTCCCGGGCGATGTCGGCGAACTCGTGGTAGGCGATTCGCACCGGGTTGAACGTGTCGATGTTCTTGGTCAGCCCGTACTTCACCTTGCGCACCTCGGGCTCGAACGTGCCAAACAGCTTGTCCCACACGATGAAGATGCCCGCATAGTTCTTGTCGAGGTACTGCGGGTTGGCGCCGTGGTGCACCCGATGGTGCGAAGCGGTGTTCATCACGGCCTCGACCGGCGCCGGCAGGCGGTCGATCGCCTCGGTGTGCACCCAGTACTGGTAGAGCAGGTTGTACAACCCCGCCTTGGAGGTCATCGCCGGGGTGAAGCCCAGCAGCGGCATCGGCAGGAAGACCCAGTGGGTGAGGATGCCCGACCATGGCTGACGGAGTGCCGTCGACAGGTTGTAACGCTCCGAGCTGTGATGTGAGACGTGGTTGGCCCACAGCAGCCGCACCTCGTGCATCCAGCGGTGGTCCCAGTAGTAGAGAAAGTCCCAGGCCATCATGGCTCCGGTAAAGCCGAACCGGGTTGATCCGAGGTTGGCAACCCGGTGGCGGTACGCCCATCGATCGATCCGATGGGTCAGGCCGAACACCGCCGCGTTGGCCACCAGGTTGCCGGCCAGCATCCCCAGGCTGGCAACGGTGTCGCGTGTCTCGTATCCCACCGGCACGAGCGGGTCGGCAGGCAACGACGGGTCGGAGAGCTCGTCGCGGGTGGCACCATCGAGGTCTCCGAAGGTGCGCTTTGGTCGGTCCTTCAACACGAGCGCCTCGGCGGCCATGGTGATCACGAAGGCAGGCAGAATGATCGCAGCCTGCTTGGGGTCGATGGCCGCCGGGGTGCCCCCGGAGGGTGGATGGATCGGTGAAGCGTGCGGCGATGACGGCGCCTGCGTGCCCCCGGAGGGTGGATGGATCGGTGAAGCGTGCGGCGATGACGGCGCCTGCGTGATTGGTCGCTTGGATCGACGGGAGCTCGAACGTCGGATTCGCATGCTCCTCAGCTTGTCACGCAGGGCAGCCCGGCAGATGGGCACCGACGGCCCGAGCCCGCGGGGGCCTGGCATCGCGTTTGGGCCCGACGGGGACCTCAGACGGTGGGCGGAGCCTGACGGAACTCGCGTCCGCCGTCGGAGGCCCATTGGTCGCGCAGCGAGCCGCGCATCCCGTCGAGTGCCCGGAATTGGGCAACCACTCCAATGATCAGGATGATGGCGTAGAGCACCCACCAGGCGGCCGAGTCGTTGACCGCACCGGTCACGCCCAGGTCATTTACGTCGGACGTGTGGATCGACCCGACCAGCAGCATGATGCCACCGACGACAGCGCTCGCTCCGGCGGCGGCGGTGAGGATCGTGAGCAGCAGCATCGGCAGCTCCCCGACGATTGCCAGCATGCCCAGAGCCACGGCCACAACGATTCCCGCCAACACGATGACCCAGCCCCAGGTGACGTTCAGCGCCACCATCAGGCTGGAACCCAGCATGAAACCGATGCCGCCCATGGCCAGCACAATCGATATCTCGTAGTACAGGTAGGCGAGAGCAGCGAAGACCACTGCCACTAATAAGCCTGCGATCCATGAGGCAGCGCCCGTGAGGAAGCCGTCGCCTGCGGCGCCGACCGCGCCGGCCCCCAGCATGAAACCGATCAGCGCGCCCCACACCGGGATGACCAGCCTCATGGTGAGATACCCGCGGAGCGCAAACAGCGCGCCTACGACGATGGCCAAGATCCCAAATACGACGTCATTCATCACCACATCATGCCCTATCTGGGTGGAATGTGAACGGCTCAACGGCGTTTCAGTCGTCGGATTCCAGCGCGTCGTGGCTGGTGACCAGCACCGTGCAGTGAGCGTGTCGGACGATGTGGTCCGACACCGATCCAAGGATGGCCCGCCGGATTCCGCCGTGGCCTCGCGATCCGATCACGATCGCCTCGGCGCCCACGTTGGCGGCATATTCGCAGACCAAGGCGCCCGCCGGCCCCATCAGCACCACGTGCTCGGCCGACGCGATGCCCAGTTCCTTCTGGGTGGAGGCGAGGAGCGCCTCGGCGTCCGCTCGCTGGGCGGCGTTCTCCTCGTCGAACTGTTCCGCCGTCATCGTGCTGCCCGTGAACCCGCCGCCGGTCACCAGGGTCGGGTCGGGCTCGGGGATCACGGTCAGGAGGGTGAGCGCAGCGTCGGTGCGCAGTACCTTCAGCCCGGCCGTTGCCGCCTGATGAGACAAGTTGGAACCATCGATACAGATCAGCACTGGGGTGGTCATGGCCCCGAAGCTATCGCCCCAGTTGCACCGAGGGCGCCACGGCGCGACGTGTGCGGGCCGCACGGCTCCGAGGGTCGGTCTCGGGTCAGAGCGGCAACGTGTGGTGGAGCACGCCGGTGCCTTCGGCGCGCTCGGCCAGGATCATCATGAACTCGAGCGTGTCGATCCGGACCGATTCGCCGCCCGAGCCCGAGGTGAAGTGTCCCCCTGCGGGGCCGGTCAGCTCGAGCGTGAAGGGCTCATCGAAGTAGCTCGACCACTCGGCGACGACGTCGGCGATGATTCGCCCGTCGTGGTTGGCGTCGAGGTCCATCGGCCGGTTGGTGGCAGCGGCGATGTCCATGCGGTGCGCCCACACGTCCCGGGTGAAACCCATGTCGAACAGGTAGGTCAAGCGCTGTCGGCCGACCGGCGCCGGCAGCTTAAGCAGCGGCAGCCTGCCGATCGGCTTGGGGAGCTTGTTTCGAGCGACCCGGGCCCGCTCGGAGTTGGTGATCCACTCGGCGATGAGCTCGTCGGTGCCGAGTTGCTCGCGCTCGCGCACCTGCACTTCGTTCATGCCGTCCCACCAGTATTGCGCGCCGATCTCCTTCACGAGCGGGCGTCCCGCACGCACCTGGCGCACGAACTCTCGCGGCGAGATCTGCCCGGCGGCGCCGCCAACGACGTGTGCTGCCATCGCCCGCACGTCCCACCGTTCGCAGGCGGTGGGGGCGGACCAGTCGTTGGCACCGAGGTTGCGCAGCTGTTCGCCGAACTTTCGATTCTCGACGGCGGTGATCTCGGTGGACTCGTCGTGGGTGATCCTGGGGATCGTGGATACGTCGACGCTGGGCTCGGTCATCATGTCGGTGTCCTTCTTGTCGTGGGCTGCTTCGTCAGCTGCTCCGCTCGGGGCTTTCTCGATGGAGCCGGAGTGGTACGGGTCCGGGCGACCTCGGCGAGGTACATGGCGACTGCCTGAC
The window above is part of the Candidatus Microthrix parvicella Bio17-1 genome. Proteins encoded here:
- a CDS encoding sterol desaturase family protein, with amino-acid sequence MRIRRSSSRRSKRPITQAPSSPHASPIHPPSGGTQAPSSPHASPIHPPSGGTPAAIDPKQAAIILPAFVITMAAEALVLKDRPKRTFGDLDGATRDELSDPSLPADPLVPVGYETRDTVASLGMLAGNLVANAAVFGLTHRIDRWAYRHRVANLGSTRFGFTGAMMAWDFLYYWDHRWMHEVRLLWANHVSHHSSERYNLSTALRQPWSGILTHWVFLPMPLLGFTPAMTSKAGLYNLLYQYWVHTEAIDRLPAPVEAVMNTASHHRVHHGANPQYLDKNYAGIFIVWDKLFGTFEPEVRKVKYGLTKNIDTFNPVRIAYHEFADIARDIRAATGVRNKLGHIFGRPGWTPSGLGAGTGPVTVTTAD
- a CDS encoding universal stress protein, translated to MTTPVLICIDGSNLSHQAATAGLKVLRTDAALTLLTVIPEPDPTLVTGGGFTGSTMTAEQFDEENAAQRADAEALLASTQKELGIASAEHVVLMGPAGALVCEYAANVGAEAIVIGSRGHGGIRRAILGSVSDHIVRHAHCTVLVTSHDALESDD
- a CDS encoding maleylpyruvate isomerase family mycothiol-dependent enzyme, with the protein product MMTEPSVDVSTIPRITHDESTEITAVENRKFGEQLRNLGANDWSAPTACERWDVRAMAAHVVGGAAGQISPREFVRQVRAGRPLVKEIGAQYWWDGMNEVQVREREQLGTDELIAEWITNSERARVARNKLPKPIGRLPLLKLPAPVGRQRLTYLFDMGFTRDVWAHRMDIAAATNRPMDLDANHDGRIIADVVAEWSSYFDEPFTLELTGPAGGHFTSGSGGESVRIDTLEFMMILAERAEGTGVLHHTLPL